The window gagccatggtttgtcaggacttgctgcatcctaaTGAGCCCCCGTGCATtaggagctgagccctggaacctcagggcctgagaagagattgcacaaacctttccagaagtcaaagtcagaagaaaaccccaaagtgtctcaaagcatgaatgggtccaactgaggtccatcccaacacaggctcctcatggactccttggaggtgacaattggaggccaggatggacCAAAAACTTCTCAgagtctcagtgtggaaaggaaattccaaactaccttaaaaaatcTGAGTATCTCCAAGCAttactgagccccactgagtgtcagtacaaagctctccagggactcattaaagcagataattggagccatgattgcacaaacctctcacaaagtctgtatcaaaagggaaacaccaagtaccttcaaataactgaagtaacctgtagtattaatgagccccactgagtgttgttactgacaaagcctctccagggactaattacagcagataattggaggccatgattgcagagacctctcagagactgcaaggcaaaagccaaagccaaagtcctttgaaaaagctgcagtccctgcagggagcatgaaggagcccccagggccattgctgagcaaggctccccagggactccttgcagcagatccttgaggccactgggatgtgggctagggggggatgctgagggcagcacaaggggctgacagtgcccagcctggctggggctgtgccaggaggccccagggcctcagcacaaggtgtctcctcccagcccttgctggcacagaccctgctgtgccccagggcaccaagacttggcttctctttgtccccacctgtcatcactgcctgcagttctctgctctgcctggggcctggggacacttgctcagttgtgtccctcactgggacccattacaagtccaagaaagtttggagttggattctgccttggagttctggagaggtttcttcagctccctctcagggactgatgttcagggcctgagcacaaagccccagaggctgattaaagtccttgtgctgtgtctgtgctgctgagctgggctgggctcctggcacagaggcagctcctggtcaccaagaagagcttcaaaagcacatttctctggatgagcagctcttgtgccagcccagcagggctggggcactgcctgcagccagcgcgggcacagcccagaggcacagagagcttcaatcagtcagggctgggaaggggctgagaagtgcctggggcacaatcactgccagcccttggcacaggaacctctggctgcaggacagtgcagctgcagctcctggagccatctcctcaagctggaacatgccaatgcctgcagagcctgtgagtacaactctgggtatttctggtgcaggggagatGAAATACTCATGAAgttctgacatgctgaggggttctgatcagtcatagactatttccaagacaaggattttaaaagaaaagaggatattcctaagactttgtattcagtttcctactattgGACCATGGCAGCAAGGAGTTGATAAATATTAAAGGTTGATTAGGAATTATTATTATGTATGCTGACAAGAGCTTGACACATCCAAACTGTTGCTTTTAGTGACCAgtaggttcacaggagatccctaatgtgctttcagccactctgcccatggacagcagcagcatcacctttgctggagccatcaggctcagtctgagctgtcctttctccaagctgcaaacagaacctgcccccagccagtgccctgcaaacaggcagggttctgtggggccaaggagagtgcacagagatttggggtctgtgggtgctggcagggagagatcaggcacagggaaacacctgcaggagggaaatctgcaggaagcagagaggagataaggcaatgagagaaaacaaagcccagcaatgctgtggcagggagagtttagagatgcccacaggatcccctgcagtgcagcccctccctctgaacaagccccctccctcctgtgccccagccaagcctctgccctcagggccggggctccaaggcgtgcagcccctcctgtgcaggcagagctgcagcagagccgtggggcagctctgcagccccgggcccagttccctctgcagagcacagggctgggagcagctgcccggccctgggggctctggcagggggcacagctggctcagggtgacgctgtccccagtgctcggctctgggcaatgctgtcagtgcagccagggaaggagctgcatctcccacaatccaatgccatcagaaggacacttggaagtctccctgagatttcagtccaagctgcgagcttcaatccagggtgcaaacctgtcctagagcatctctgagttatgagattgatggggaaaggcagaggtgttgtgacactgaaaatgctgctgggttggtgaaatgaacaacgtgagtccttggctacaaatgtggagctgggctgtggtggaaacatctgctctcagcagtacctgggggaattttaaagggaaacatGGAGAGGTGATCACCCTCCAACTGGCAAAGGTTAAACCCCAGCGAAGTTCTGAACAGGTCAGAATGACAGGCAATGTCCACTAGTTCTCCACTTATCACTTTGCCTCTCAGAACATGCTCTCTATTCCCTAAGGGCAGTAGAAATGTTGAGGGTTTCTGATATTCAAGAACACCAGCAGAGGTATGGGGAAGCTTTAAAGTAAACACCAGAATTCTTAAAAACAGAAGTGTATCTATGTGTGTTCCATGGTAGGTGTATGGGaaaaggctttgattttggttacaggtatctcctctaactcttcactgtcctttctccatgaacaggtgcccatgtgcagccccagcaaatgtccaacagcagctgcatcaggcacttcctcctgctggcattggcagacacgcggcagctgcagctcctgcacttctgcctcttgctgggcatctccctggctgccctcctgggcaacggcctcatcatcagcgccgtagcctgcggccaccacctgcacacgcccatgttcttcttcctgctcaacctggccctcgctgacctgggctccatctgcaccactgtccccaaagccatgcacaattccctctgggacaccagcaacatctcctacactggatgcgctgctcagctctttttctttgtgttcttcctctcagcagagctttccctgctgactgtgatgtgctacgaccgctacgtgtccatctgcaaacccctgcactacgggaccctcctgggcagcagagcttgtgcccacatggcagcagctgcctgggccagtgcctttctctattcattgctgcacacggccaatacattttccctgcccctgtgccatggcaatgccctgggccagttcttctgtgaaatcccacagatccttaagctctcctgctcacattCCTACATCAGGGAACTTGGTCTTATTGTGGGTAGTCTTTGTATAGCTTTTGGCTGCTTTGTGTTCAtagttttctcctatgtgcagatcttcagggctgtgctgaggatcccctctgaggaGGGatggcacaaagccttttccacctgcctccctcacctggctgtggtgtcCTTGTATATCAGCACTGGCatatttgctcacctgaagcccctctccatctcatccccatccctggatctgatggtatcagttctgtactcggtggtgcctccaatcctaaaccccctcatctacagcctgaggaaccaggagctcaaggctgcagtgtggagactgatgactggaaaatttcagaagcattaaactgctggccagtgTTTGCAAATCACTCGTAATAAAAGTCATATTTGATACTTCTTCTTGGTTTCATTTTAGAGTATCTTTacctttgttttacttttttcttattgtccacaaagaaatgtaaTTGGTTGTGTCTTTggtcattttgtttctctccaccttccctgtggccacagactgtgtcaatgaggggctgcgctctcGGTGCCTTTAAATGAAATGGTGCCCTCTCCCAACCaagttttctgcagaaaactgcagaaatttTCAGcccttttattgccttctctggagctgcagcagcaatgtctgtgtgcagagctggggcagatcagtgctggcccagcagctgtgcccagcagcagcagcagcagcagcacttggtgttgccagtgctgctgccgtggccctgccccgctggcctggtggccctggtgttgctgcagggcctgagtgctctcggggccgggcacagccctgggggtggcagtgccggggctgcagcagggacaggccatgggcactgctggggcagcgctgacgcctcaggccaggccctgggggctccaggctccttgcccaggctctctcaagaacatggccaggccaatgctcagcacagaaacccccgtcagcagccccaggctggccgtgggcaggctgggggcaaacagcatggctggggctctgcaagggccctgggccagacgggaaggagcagcagagcaggggctgatccatgcccagtgcgctgcacagcccagggcagcgtcccagagcgtcctcatgcagctgccaacaacatcccccctctgcagccctggcctctcccccagctcacacaggtgccccatccttgcaggcacaggcacggcagcactgcctcagcaacccctgtttgcattgcacacagcagggccagcacccccatgctgttgctgtggggacatgaacctgagggagcacaaatgccatcagcccctggggccagcaaggcctgcgggacaccagggaaaccactcagctttgtcctggcctctgcactcagccagaaagtttgttcccatcagctgggagtttcctgtgccactgcagacgctgttgctcagagccagggctgcctggcagccacccacaaactgccctgagcatttccttgccttcacctttgctttctttcctctttcctaatccagatttcttcctcttgcccagccctgttccctcccctgcaaacagcccatccctgtttgccctttcctctctggccccactccccattgcagttcctgacctGGCCCcttgggaacgtcccttgggcagcaggatcatcctacaagtgcttcaggaattgtctgcaggctcctgcagtgcctgctgctgctcccttgccagaggcaccccaggccaggggggcacatctgggctgctctgtctgcctctggggctccctattctgggcaatgaggaggagctgcagaggctctgcaggactgacaggatgggctttggggcggccaggagaagctgagggacctgggctgctggagctgctgaagaggaggcccagggctcatcctgcaactgctctaAGGGTGCTTTCAGAGAAtccagaatcagcaaggctggaaaagaccttggagatcatcaagtccaacctatgccctgacactgccttgtctcccctgagcctcctcttctccaggataaacaaccccagctccctcagccactcctcacaggacttgtgctccagacccctccccagacttgttgcccttctctggacacgctccagcccctccgtGTCCTTCCTAAATCGGGgtgcccagaactggacacagcactcgaggtgctgcccaatccttgctgagcagaggggaagaatccctgccctgctcctgctggccacaccattcctgatccaggccaggagccattggccttcttggccacctgggcacactgctgcctcatgtccagcctgctgtccatcagtccctgcaggtccctttctgcctggctgctctccagccactctgtccccagcctgtagtgctgcaggggttgttgtgaccaAAGTGCAGGCCCCAGTACTTGGACTGGTTAAACCTCATCTTttttggatttgggccctggatccagcctgtccagggccctgtgcagagccctcctaccctccagcagatgcacactcccagacaacttggtgtcaccccggttccatgaggccccagagtgtcctAATGCTCTCCATGAGGCCtgccagtgtcacaatgtccctttggttccatgagaccccTTGGagtcacaaagtcccttggatccttgggtcctgcagtgtcacaatggatccttggttccatgaggtctggcagtgcagcaatgctctccttggttccacagtgtcccaattgcctcttggtcccaagggccaccactgtgtcaaacatgtttccttcattccaggagtccctgaggagcagccctggccccttggttccatggggccctgcagggtcacaatggccccatcatgacaccaggtcctgctctgtcacaatgctctgcatggttccacaaggccctgcagggtcacagtggcctctgtggttccatgaggcctcagagtgccacaatgaattccttggtgctgcagtgtcacaatggagccctggtgacacaagatcctgcagtgtcaccagggacccttggttccatggggctccacagtgtcacaattgtTCCCTCCTTTCCCGGAGTCCTTGCAATGgagcaatggccccttgattccattgtccccaggctctcccaagggtctccttggttccgcagtgccacaatggccccttggttccacaaggccctgcagtgtcacagtggcctctgtggtgccaccaggacccagactgtcaccatggactccttgcttccattcagccccacagtgtcacagtggccccttggctctgtgctaccgtgtcgtacacagtgtcaccatggtcctcttagatcagccagacctgtcaggtgaTCCCTGGGAGACCAAGGCAGCCATACCTATTTTGTGTTCCCTTGCTTCCaaagggccctgcagtgtcacaatggctccttgcttccatgatgTCCCAATGTGTCATAATGTccccttggttacacaagtCCTTAAGGATCTTAATGatctccatggttccacaaggccccacagtgtcctaATGGTCtttgggttccatgaagcctggctgtgtccaatggccccttggttccattggggtCCAGTAGTGCAACAATGATCCCCTTGTTTCCAGAAATTCCcgtagtgtcacaatgtccccttgcttccatgaggccctgcagggtcacaatgttcCTTTGGTTCtgtggggccccacagtgtcacagtggtctccatgattccatggggccttgcactgccacaatgctctccatggatccatggTGCCCCGCAGGATCACAACGGCCATTTCgctccacgaggccctgaaatgcagcaatggcctcttggttccacaaagccctgctgcttcacactggccccttgggaccacgTGGCCCAACAGAACCACAATGATgaccttggttccacgaggccccacagtgtcagagtggccccttggatccatggtaccctgcagggtcacaatggttgCATGAGGCCCTGAAGTGTCACCATGGTTCCACAG of the Agelaius phoeniceus isolate bAgePho1 chromosome W unlocalized genomic scaffold, bAgePho1.hap1 SUPER_W_unloc_2, whole genome shotgun sequence genome contains:
- the LOC129132358 gene encoding olfactory receptor 14A16-like; protein product: MSNSSCIRHFLLLALADTRQLQLLHFCLLLGISLAALLGNGLIISAVACGHHLHTPMFFFLLNLALADLGSICTTVPKAMHNSLWDTSNISYTGCAAQLFFFVFFLSAELSLLTVMCYDRYVSICKPLHYGTLLGSRACAHMAAAAWASAFLYSLLHTANTFSLPLCHGNALGQFFCEIPQILKLSCSHSYIRELGLIVGSLCIAFGCFVFIVFSYVQIFRAVLRIPSEEGWHKAFSTCLPHLAVVSLYISTGIFAHLKPLSISSPSLDLMVSVLYSVVPPILNPLIYSLRNQELKAAVWRLMTGKFQKH